The Thalassophryne amazonica chromosome 6, fThaAma1.1, whole genome shotgun sequence genome includes a region encoding these proteins:
- the ogfr gene encoding opioid growth factor receptor: MEDDCACDYDSTWDTESDGEDPAGESRTYRTSQDKNKSWSCNIWHTHRNMRAAKDMQNYRRGYPNLTDDEGSEDKMNNLQFYLNKFPSVPDDVYIESFHKEWKNDYKKLERVHSYIQWLFPLREPGVNYMASELTKKEIEAFKQNDDAKRRLVESYELMLGFYGIRLVNKNTGEVRRAENWKERFGNLERNMHNNLRITRILKSLGELGFKHYQAPLVQFFLEETLVKKTLSSVKRSVLDYFLFAVLDKKKRKELVRFAFFHFEPKEKFVWCPRKVQKQFKNPEKKGNEDVCSQAQGKDGETAVQQKDDGMDMVMKVQKDADNIADVDKSKLSEESCEQKTEAGIAGNQTAEADSKYKILENGNDCHDDVADMDQSPGPDDVTVKNETAADSESGITDNAKDPVQESCGVMATDGDIDTEKPPKKKRDDKVLPSNGYTEDRIGNGFVKVGDQTGHAVQTPLKTSKHSPSLSLGREEKIPRTEFNQVPDKKEEEQMMTTDVSLTNGASEAAECVDEPTHEDSEAVDMESNSSGSEKIVDNS; the protein is encoded by the exons TGGCATACACACAGAAATATGAGGGCAGCAAAGGACATGCAGAACTACAGAAGAGGATACCCA AATCTTACAGATGATGAAGGCTCAGAGGATAAAATGAACAACTTGCAGTTCTACCTCAATAAATTCCCCTCTGTTCCTGATG ATGTCTACATTGAATCATTTCATAAagaatggaaaaatgactacaaaaAACTGGAGCGAGTTCACTCATACATTCAGTG GTTGTTTCCACTAAGAGAACCAGGAGTTAATTACATGGCTTCAgaactcaccaagaaggagattgAG GCCTTCAAGCAAAATGATGATGCCAAAAGGAGACTAGTGGAGTCCTATGAACTCATGCTGGGATTCTATGGCATCCGTTTGGTCAACAAAAACACAGGCGAAGTGAGACGAGCAGAGAACTGGAAGGAGCGCTTTGGAAACCTTGAGCG GAACATGCACAACAACCTTCGCATCACTCGCATCCTGAAGAGCCTGGGAGAGCTCGGCTTTAAGCACTATCAGGCTCCACTCGTGCAATTCTTTCTTGAAGAGACTCTGGTTAAGAAAACTCTCAGTAGTGTCAAACGCAGCGTGCTTGATTACTTTCTGTTTGCTGTCCTGGATAAGAAGAAGCGTAAAGAACTTGTGCGCTTTGCCTTTTTTCACTTTGAGCCAAAAGAGAAGTTTGTGTGGTGTCCCAGAAAGGTTCAGAAACAATTTAAAAATCCTGAGAAAAAAGGTAATGAGGACGTCTGTTCACAAGCTCAAGGCAAAGATGGAGAAACGGCCGTTCAACAAAAAGATGATGGAATGGATATGGTTATGAAAGTTCAGAAAGATGCAGATAACATCGCAGATGTGGACAAAAGCAAACTGTCTGAGGAGTCATGTGAGCAAAAGACTGAAGCTGGCATAGCTGGAAATCAAACTGCAGAGGCTGACTCAAAatacaaaattttagaaaatgGAAATGACTGCCATGATGATGTGGCCGACATGGATCAGTCACCGGGTCCTGACGATGTGACTGTGAAAAATGAAACTGCTGCAGACAGTGAGAGTGGCATTACCGACAATGCAAAAGACCCCGTCCAGGAATCATGCGGCGTTATGGCAACAGATGGTGATATCGACACTGAAAAACCACCAAAGAAGAAGAGAGACGACAAGGTGCTGCCATCCAATGGCTACACCGAGGACAGAATAGGAAATGGATTTGTGAAAGTAGGCGATCAAACGGGCCATGCAGTGCAAACTCCACTTAAAACGTCGAAACACTCGCCCTCTCTTTCTTTGGGCAGGGAAGAAAAAATACCCAGAACGGAATTTAATCAAGTGCCAGATaaaaaagaagaggaacaaaTGATGACAACAGACGTTTCATTAACAAACGGGGCGAGCGAAGCTGCTGAATGTGTCGACGAACCAACACACGAGGACTCCGAGGCCGTGGATATGGAATCAAACTCTTCAGGCTCAGAGAAAATTGTGGATAATTCATGA